One Halolamina litorea genomic window carries:
- a CDS encoding thiamine ABC transporter substrate-binding protein has translation MKRRTYLRTAGVGAAGLLAGCSAEPTGDDTASPTDGSTDTPAGTTTGTPEGTPTLRVGTYTSFIDAPSTSPGAWVKEQFEAEHDATIEWFAPEGGIDYFLQRRNQGVTVDTDLYAGLTPENMVRADDNLQDGDSLFDAVDTGNISNADHIIEEYQFDPQGRALPMGAAYISLVYNQNMLDERGVGAPETFEDLTTDDYSDALLIPNPQNSETGLEFMFWTINEYGEDGYLDYWQRLLDNGARILEGWGAAYGAYSEGEAPMVVSYSTDQVFADMSDADMAEHQIGFLNGEGYAYLEAMARFSDTDKPDLAESFMSFMLRPEIQAEVAQRNVALPAVDNAELPQKFDDLTPEPETVVSFDYDRLSGNVDGWLEEWSRQVATQ, from the coding sequence ATGAAGCGACGCACGTACCTTCGAACCGCTGGCGTCGGGGCTGCGGGGCTACTGGCCGGCTGCTCGGCGGAACCGACCGGCGACGACACGGCGTCGCCGACCGACGGGAGCACCGACACGCCGGCGGGGACGACTACCGGCACCCCCGAGGGGACGCCGACGCTCCGCGTGGGTACCTACACCTCGTTCATCGACGCCCCGAGCACGAGCCCCGGCGCGTGGGTCAAAGAGCAGTTCGAGGCCGAACACGACGCCACGATCGAGTGGTTCGCCCCCGAGGGCGGCATCGACTACTTCCTCCAGCGACGCAACCAGGGGGTCACTGTCGACACCGACCTCTACGCCGGCCTCACGCCGGAGAACATGGTCCGCGCCGACGACAACCTCCAGGACGGCGACTCGCTGTTCGACGCCGTCGACACGGGGAACATCAGCAACGCCGACCACATCATCGAGGAGTACCAGTTCGACCCGCAGGGTCGGGCGCTCCCGATGGGTGCAGCCTACATCAGCCTCGTCTACAACCAGAACATGCTCGACGAGCGCGGCGTCGGCGCCCCCGAGACGTTCGAGGACCTCACGACCGACGACTACAGCGACGCGCTCCTGATCCCCAACCCCCAGAACAGCGAGACGGGGCTGGAGTTCATGTTCTGGACGATCAACGAGTACGGCGAGGACGGCTACCTCGACTACTGGCAGCGCCTGCTCGACAACGGCGCCCGCATCCTCGAGGGCTGGGGGGCCGCCTACGGCGCCTACAGCGAGGGGGAGGCGCCGATGGTCGTCTCCTACTCCACCGACCAGGTGTTCGCCGACATGTCCGACGCCGACATGGCCGAACACCAGATCGGCTTCCTGAACGGCGAAGGGTACGCCTACCTCGAAGCGATGGCTCGCTTCAGCGACACCGACAAGCCGGACCTAGCCGAGTCGTTCATGTCGTTCATGCTCCGGCCCGAGATCCAGGCCGAAGTCGCCCAGCGAAACGTCGCGCTGCCGGCGGTCGACAACGCCGAACTCCCCCAGAAGTTCGACGACCTGACGCCCGAACCCGAGACGGTCGTGTCGTTCGACTACGACCGCCTCTCCGGGAACGTCGACGGCTGGCTGGAGGAGTGGTCACGGCAGGTCGCCACCCAGTAG
- a CDS encoding ABC transporter permease has product MAAIRHRLEAVTFPLAAVSTLVLLTLLFYYPVGRVLSEAIWREGRLTAEPLLVVLRDPFFFGVLAQAVDDPSVLWTSFEPHHLGPITYPFPNYRLGLFGFTAYQALLSTVASVALGLPGAYVLARFEFPGRKTIRSLTAVPFVMPSIMVAIGFIATFGRNGVLNTALTGLGLPRVELLYTLPIIVLAHAFYDAPLIARVTATAWESVDAGTAETARSLGASPRRAFVDVVFPQLLPAILTGALLTFIFSFMSFAIVLALGGLQLATVEVWVYHRVGQLDYAGASALVTLEMVFSLVLTYAYLQYEARQRAESAARPAPRKPLFGRLNLDRVAVWGYVAVALVVFVTPMASMLLSSVTGPNGLTLAHYQFLVDRQLTAEAFQIKPLTAITNSLIYGVGSLAIAVPMGVLLAVVSTRDVPGSKLIDTLSMAPFAVSGVVVGLGLLQGLVFGTEAFGYRFTVTGAVAVVAAHAVGAYPFVTRNVAPLLATIDRSVVESARTLGASRLRVLLDIELPQVFAGVVAGAAFAFAISIGEFDSTVILASGSSAYTMPVAIERFIGRRLGPATAMGCVLLVVTAASFLVIDRLGEGRGM; this is encoded by the coding sequence GTGGCGGCGATCCGCCACCGACTCGAAGCGGTCACGTTCCCGCTGGCCGCCGTCTCGACGCTCGTCCTGCTGACGCTGCTGTTCTACTACCCCGTGGGTCGGGTACTCTCGGAGGCGATCTGGCGCGAGGGGCGACTCACCGCCGAGCCCCTACTCGTGGTGCTTCGGGACCCCTTCTTCTTCGGCGTCCTCGCACAGGCCGTCGACGACCCGTCGGTGCTGTGGACCAGTTTCGAACCCCACCACCTCGGTCCGATCACGTACCCGTTCCCGAACTACCGGCTGGGGCTGTTCGGCTTCACCGCCTACCAAGCGCTCCTCTCGACGGTCGCGAGCGTCGCGCTGGGGCTCCCGGGGGCGTACGTGCTCGCCCGCTTCGAGTTCCCCGGTCGGAAGACGATCCGTTCGCTGACCGCGGTGCCGTTCGTGATGCCGTCGATCATGGTCGCCATCGGCTTCATCGCCACGTTCGGCCGCAACGGCGTGCTCAACACCGCCCTCACCGGGCTCGGGCTCCCGCGGGTCGAACTGCTGTACACGCTGCCGATCATCGTCCTCGCTCACGCCTTCTACGACGCGCCGCTGATCGCCCGGGTGACGGCGACGGCGTGGGAGAGCGTCGACGCCGGCACCGCCGAGACGGCCCGGAGCCTCGGCGCGTCGCCGCGGCGGGCGTTCGTGGACGTGGTGTTCCCCCAACTGCTGCCGGCGATCCTCACCGGCGCGCTGTTGACGTTCATCTTCTCGTTCATGTCGTTCGCCATCGTGCTCGCGCTGGGGGGTCTCCAGTTGGCGACCGTCGAGGTCTGGGTGTACCACCGCGTCGGCCAACTCGACTACGCCGGCGCCTCGGCGCTGGTGACCCTGGAGATGGTGTTCTCGCTCGTCCTGACGTACGCGTACCTCCAGTACGAGGCACGCCAGCGCGCCGAGAGCGCCGCCCGGCCGGCGCCGCGAAAGCCGCTGTTCGGTCGGCTCAACCTCGACCGAGTGGCCGTCTGGGGCTACGTCGCCGTCGCGCTGGTGGTGTTCGTCACGCCGATGGCGAGCATGCTGCTTTCGAGCGTCACCGGCCCGAACGGGCTCACGCTCGCGCACTACCAGTTCCTCGTCGACCGACAGCTGACCGCCGAAGCGTTCCAGATCAAACCGCTGACGGCCATCACCAACTCCCTCATCTACGGCGTCGGCAGCCTCGCCATCGCCGTCCCGATGGGGGTGTTGCTGGCGGTCGTCTCCACCCGGGACGTTCCCGGGAGCAAACTGATCGACACGCTCTCGATGGCGCCCTTCGCCGTCTCCGGGGTCGTCGTCGGCCTCGGTCTGCTGCAGGGACTCGTGTTCGGCACCGAGGCGTTCGGCTACCGTTTCACCGTCACCGGCGCCGTCGCCGTCGTCGCCGCCCACGCCGTCGGCGCGTACCCCTTCGTTACGCGCAACGTCGCGCCGCTGCTGGCGACCATCGACCGCTCGGTCGTCGAGTCGGCGCGCACCCTCGGCGCCTCGCGGCTCCGGGTACTGCTCGACATCGAACTCCCGCAGGTGTTCGCCGGCGTCGTCGCCGGCGCAGCGTTCGCCTTCGCCATCAGCATCGGGGAGTTCGATTCGACGGTGATTTTGGCCAGTGGGAGTTCGGCGTACACCATGCCGGTCGCCATCGAACGCTTCATCGGCCGACGCCTCGGTCCCGCGACGGCGATGGGCTGTGTCCTGCTCGTCGTCACCGCCGCCAGCTTCCTCGTCATCGACCGCCTCGGCGAAGGGAGGGGGATGTAG
- a CDS encoding amidohydrolase, with protein sequence MTKQQLFDDIEADEDWLTGLSTDIWENPEVALQEHDAAEALGDALREEGFSVEFGVAGIDTAFVARYGDEGPVVGTMGEFDALPGMSQAATAEPEPIEEGGPGHGCGHNLFGVGSLAGAIAVKRAIERGDVEGSVVYLGTPAEEVGAGKVYMIQDGAFDGLDAVVSWHPGWTNAPNKGSCLAVDTFSVRFEGESAHAAAAPEAGRSALDGVQLLGNGIEFMREHVADPVRIHYVVTDGGQAANVVPAEASMEVMVRAPDRAAVEAVSDRVRDAAEGAALMSGTEVDVTKTSGMYGVLPNHTLGDTILANMEAADFPLSEEQEAFAADLKETLGSPSYADVPADRRDEAAEAAMFTEPLDAPDEGTTGSYSTDSGDVSWTVPLGRFRAATWPAGTPAHSWQAVAAGKDLGTAGMLFAGKVVAGSLYDLLTENELLEEATAEFEERKGDREYESPLPADADPYELTDR encoded by the coding sequence GTGACCAAACAGCAGCTGTTCGACGACATCGAGGCCGACGAGGACTGGCTGACCGGCCTCTCGACGGATATCTGGGAGAACCCCGAAGTCGCCCTGCAGGAACACGACGCCGCCGAGGCGCTGGGCGACGCGCTCCGGGAGGAAGGGTTCAGCGTCGAGTTCGGCGTCGCCGGTATCGACACCGCGTTCGTCGCCCGTTACGGCGATGAGGGGCCGGTGGTCGGGACGATGGGGGAGTTCGACGCGCTCCCGGGAATGAGCCAAGCCGCGACCGCCGAACCCGAACCGATCGAGGAGGGCGGGCCGGGGCACGGCTGCGGCCACAACCTCTTCGGCGTCGGCAGCCTCGCCGGCGCCATCGCGGTCAAGCGCGCGATCGAGCGCGGCGACGTTGAGGGCTCGGTCGTCTACCTCGGCACGCCCGCCGAGGAGGTCGGCGCCGGCAAGGTGTACATGATTCAGGACGGCGCGTTCGACGGCCTCGACGCCGTCGTCTCGTGGCACCCCGGCTGGACTAACGCGCCGAACAAGGGCTCCTGCCTCGCGGTGGACACTTTCTCAGTCCGGTTCGAGGGTGAGAGCGCCCACGCCGCGGCGGCGCCCGAAGCCGGCCGGTCGGCGCTCGACGGCGTCCAACTGCTCGGCAACGGGATCGAGTTCATGCGCGAGCACGTCGCCGACCCGGTCCGGATCCACTACGTCGTCACCGACGGCGGGCAGGCCGCCAACGTCGTCCCCGCCGAGGCGTCGATGGAGGTCATGGTCCGGGCGCCCGACCGCGCGGCCGTCGAGGCCGTCTCCGATCGTGTGCGCGACGCCGCCGAGGGCGCGGCGCTGATGTCCGGCACCGAGGTCGACGTGACCAAGACTTCCGGGATGTACGGCGTCCTCCCGAACCACACGCTCGGGGACACCATCCTCGCGAACATGGAGGCCGCCGACTTCCCGCTCTCCGAGGAGCAGGAGGCCTTCGCCGCCGACCTGAAGGAGACCCTCGGGAGCCCATCCTACGCCGACGTGCCCGCTGACCGCCGTGACGAGGCCGCCGAGGCGGCGATGTTCACCGAACCACTCGACGCGCCCGACGAGGGAACGACCGGCTCTTACTCGACGGACTCGGGCGACGTGTCGTGGACCGTCCCGCTGGGGCGCTTCCGCGCGGCGACGTGGCCGGCGGGCACGCCAGCCCACTCGTGGCAGGCCGTTGCCGCCGGGAAGGACCTCGGCACCGCGGGGATGCTCTTCGCCGGGAAAGTGGTTGCTGGGTCGCTCTACGACCTGCTCACCGAGAACGAACTGCTCGAAGAAGCGACCGCGGAGTTCGAGGAACGGAAGGGCGACCGCGAGTACGAGTCGCCGCTGCCCGCCGACGCCGACCCCTACGAACTCACCGACCGCTGA
- a CDS encoding GYD domain-containing protein — translation MDTYMALVDVTDETVQNVQDLATIWGDLTGDIEALGGELTDAYAVLGEHDFLIVFEADGRDAAFQTSVSIERYGLDTQTMELIPVDELGGLVADI, via the coding sequence ATGGACACCTACATGGCGCTGGTCGACGTGACCGACGAGACGGTCCAGAACGTACAGGACCTGGCGACCATCTGGGGCGACCTCACGGGCGACATCGAGGCGCTGGGCGGCGAACTCACGGACGCCTACGCCGTCCTCGGGGAGCACGACTTCCTGATCGTGTTCGAGGCCGACGGCCGCGACGCCGCCTTCCAGACCTCCGTCTCCATCGAGCGCTACGGGCTGGACACCCAGACGATGGAACTGATCCCCGTCGACGAACTCGGCGGGCTGGTCGCGGACATCTAG
- a CDS encoding ABC transporter ATP-binding protein: MARIELDGVRKTFDDAVALSEVSLTVEEGEFFTLVGPSGCGKTTTLRTIAGLSSPTEGTVRFDGEDVSDTPVEDRNVGVVFQSYALFPHMTVAENVRYGLRFTDPPRGLTVDERVEELLELVDLPGMGDREPDELSGGQQQRVALARALAPAPDVLLLDEPMSALDARLREQLRRAIKRIQQELDVTTVYVTHDQEEALAVSDRLAVMHGGGVEQVGTPVEVYERPETEFVASFVGENNVFSGPVTDREGDELAVEVEGETFHVDAGDADVAVGDSVTFCVRPVALDTDAGHNRFPVALGTTEYLGGTTRLYGEWAGREMVLRLPEPPDTDAITVGFDPADAIVL; this comes from the coding sequence ATGGCCCGCATCGAACTCGACGGCGTCCGCAAGACCTTCGACGACGCCGTCGCGCTCTCGGAGGTCTCCCTCACCGTCGAGGAGGGGGAGTTCTTCACGCTCGTCGGCCCCTCGGGCTGTGGGAAGACGACGACGCTCAGAACGATCGCCGGGCTGTCGTCGCCGACCGAGGGCACGGTCCGCTTCGACGGCGAGGACGTGAGTGACACGCCCGTCGAGGACCGCAACGTCGGCGTCGTGTTCCAGAGCTACGCGCTCTTTCCCCACATGACCGTCGCGGAGAACGTCCGCTACGGCCTGCGTTTCACCGACCCACCTCGGGGGCTGACCGTCGACGAGCGCGTCGAGGAACTGCTCGAACTGGTCGACCTCCCGGGAATGGGCGACCGTGAGCCCGACGAACTCTCCGGCGGCCAGCAACAACGGGTCGCACTGGCCCGCGCGCTCGCGCCCGCCCCGGACGTGCTCCTGCTCGACGAGCCGATGAGCGCACTCGACGCGCGGCTACGCGAGCAGCTACGCCGTGCCATCAAGCGTATCCAGCAGGAACTCGACGTGACGACCGTCTACGTCACCCACGATCAGGAGGAGGCGCTGGCCGTCTCCGATCGGCTCGCGGTGATGCACGGCGGCGGTGTCGAGCAGGTCGGCACCCCCGTCGAGGTGTACGAACGCCCCGAGACCGAGTTCGTCGCCTCGTTCGTCGGCGAGAACAACGTCTTCTCGGGGCCCGTCACCGACCGCGAGGGCGACGAACTGGCCGTCGAGGTGGAGGGGGAGACGTTCCACGTCGACGCCGGCGACGCCGACGTGGCCGTCGGCGACAGCGTGACGTTCTGCGTGCGCCCCGTGGCACTCGACACCGACGCCGGCCACAACCGATTCCCGGTCGCGCTCGGAACCACGGAGTACCTCGGCGGCACCACGCGCCTCTACGGCGAGTGGGCGGGCCGCGAGATGGTGCTCCGGCTGCCCGAGCCGCCCGACACCGACGCCATCACGGTCGGGTTCGACCCGGCCGACGCGATCGTACTGTAA
- a CDS encoding ABC transporter ATP-binding protein, producing the protein MPPDDDDEFAELRAEEGNAILRLFREYGRERFPTFAGGAVAAVVQMLMELVPSLLLAVAIDSLFFDTTAFSLFLVPESWIPAEPGPQFLLAGTLIAAAYAVGAGSSWVNNYLWNSFSQHFQHSVRVDTYDALQRQGVEFFDNRQTGEVMSILNNDVNQLEGFLTTNLKSFITILVRVGGMGVVMLIINWRLALIPVAAIPILGYLSYWFVEAIHPKYQEVRSAVGKLNSRLENNIGGIETLKSFTTERFETGRVRDSSRDYLDSQWDAITTRIKFFPSLQVTTAAAYVVVFFVGGWWVVTGSPPHPFFSGGDPNAALSAGTLVLFLNYSRRFVYPMRQMGQIINGYQYAEAAGERIVGLLDSESRVSADADGIELDEVDGDVVFDDVDFAYRDEAGEAEETVLRGISFEADAGDYVGLVGPTGAGKSTTMKLLLRFYDPDSGTISLDGHDVADVDLRSLREHVGYVSQEPYLFYGTVAENIAYGVPDYDEDELREAAETAGAHEFVADLEDGYDTMVGERGVKLSGGQRQRIALARTVLRDPDVLVLDEATSHVDNETEAVIQNSLDALTEDRTVFAIAHRLSTVRSADHILVMDDGEIVERGSHESLIDEEGLYANLWRVQVGEMEALPRDFVQRSLEAE; encoded by the coding sequence GTGCCACCAGACGACGATGACGAGTTCGCGGAGCTCCGCGCCGAGGAGGGAAACGCCATCCTCAGGCTCTTTCGGGAGTACGGTCGGGAGCGCTTCCCCACCTTCGCCGGCGGCGCCGTTGCTGCCGTCGTACAGATGCTCATGGAGTTGGTTCCCTCGCTGCTGCTCGCGGTCGCCATCGACTCCCTGTTCTTCGACACGACGGCGTTCTCGTTGTTCCTCGTGCCCGAGTCGTGGATCCCCGCCGAGCCGGGCCCGCAGTTCCTGCTCGCCGGGACGCTGATCGCCGCCGCCTACGCCGTCGGCGCGGGCTCCAGTTGGGTGAACAACTACCTCTGGAACAGCTTCTCCCAGCACTTCCAGCACTCCGTGCGCGTCGATACCTACGACGCGCTGCAGCGACAGGGCGTGGAGTTCTTCGACAACCGCCAGACCGGCGAGGTGATGAGCATCCTGAACAACGACGTGAACCAGTTGGAGGGGTTCCTGACGACGAACCTCAAGAGCTTCATCACCATCCTCGTCCGGGTCGGTGGGATGGGCGTCGTGATGCTGATCATCAACTGGCGGCTGGCGCTCATCCCCGTCGCTGCCATCCCGATACTGGGCTACCTGAGCTACTGGTTCGTCGAGGCGATCCACCCGAAGTACCAGGAGGTCCGGTCGGCGGTCGGGAAGCTCAACAGCCGGCTGGAGAACAACATCGGCGGCATCGAGACGCTGAAGTCCTTCACCACCGAGCGCTTCGAGACCGGCCGCGTGCGTGACTCCTCGCGGGACTACCTCGACTCCCAGTGGGACGCCATCACCACCCGGATCAAGTTCTTCCCCAGCCTGCAGGTGACGACCGCGGCGGCCTACGTCGTCGTCTTCTTCGTCGGCGGCTGGTGGGTGGTGACTGGCTCGCCGCCCCACCCGTTCTTCTCCGGCGGCGACCCGAACGCCGCCCTGAGTGCCGGGACGCTCGTGCTGTTCTTGAACTACTCACGGCGGTTCGTCTACCCGATGCGCCAGATGGGCCAGATCATCAACGGCTACCAGTACGCCGAGGCCGCCGGCGAGCGCATCGTCGGCCTGCTCGACAGCGAGAGCCGTGTGAGCGCCGACGCCGACGGCATCGAACTCGACGAGGTCGACGGCGACGTGGTCTTCGACGACGTGGACTTCGCCTACCGCGACGAGGCGGGCGAGGCCGAGGAGACGGTGCTGCGCGGGATCAGCTTCGAGGCCGACGCCGGCGACTACGTCGGCCTCGTCGGCCCCACCGGCGCCGGGAAGTCGACGACGATGAAGCTCCTCCTGCGCTTCTACGACCCCGATTCGGGGACGATCTCCCTCGACGGCCACGACGTGGCCGACGTGGACCTGCGGAGCCTCCGCGAGCACGTCGGCTACGTGAGTCAGGAGCCGTACCTGTTCTACGGCACCGTCGCCGAGAACATCGCCTACGGCGTCCCCGACTACGACGAGGACGAACTGCGCGAGGCCGCTGAAACCGCCGGTGCCCACGAGTTCGTCGCCGACCTGGAGGACGGCTACGACACGATGGTCGGCGAGCGCGGAGTCAAGCTCTCTGGCGGCCAGCGCCAGCGGATCGCGCTCGCCCGCACCGTGCTGCGGGACCCGGACGTGCTCGTCCTCGACGAGGCGACGAGCCACGTCGACAACGAGACGGAGGCGGTAATCCAGAACAGCCTCGACGCCCTGACCGAGGACCGCACCGTCTTCGCGATCGCCCACCGGCTCTCGACGGTCCGGAGCGCCGACCACATCCTCGTGATGGACGACGGCGAGATCGTCGAGCGCGGGAGCCACGAGTCGCTGATCGACGAGGAGGGCCTCTATGCGAACCTCTGGCGCGTACAGGTCGGGGAGATGGAGGCGCTCCCCCGCGACTTCGTCCAGCGGAGCCTCGAAGCGGAGTAG
- a CDS encoding SAM hydrolase/SAM-dependent halogenase family protein, whose protein sequence is MITLASDFGTPYPATMKGVILRQCDARLVDIAHDFPRQDVRAAAFWLREVLPEFPPATHLVVVDPGVGTDRAAVVVEAGDHRIVAPDNGVALPAARRIVDDDEEIEVYEVAYDDDETASNTFHGRDVFAPAAARVHEVDEVAHADDVTPVDDWVDLTFPEPIRDEDAATGEVLVVDDFGNTITNIPGHVLDGHTSVRVNDEFAPVEDAYAARDPGERLVTVGSHGYVEFAVNQGRGDEAFDLTVGDAVDLDW, encoded by the coding sequence ATGATCACGCTCGCTTCCGACTTCGGCACACCCTACCCAGCAACGATGAAGGGCGTCATCCTCCGGCAGTGCGACGCCCGACTGGTCGACATCGCCCACGACTTCCCCCGGCAGGACGTGCGCGCCGCCGCGTTCTGGCTCCGGGAGGTCCTCCCCGAATTCCCGCCGGCCACTCACCTCGTTGTCGTCGACCCCGGCGTCGGCACCGACCGCGCCGCGGTCGTCGTCGAGGCAGGCGACCACCGCATCGTCGCCCCCGACAACGGCGTCGCGCTCCCGGCGGCCCGCCGCATCGTCGACGACGACGAGGAGATCGAGGTCTACGAGGTCGCCTACGACGACGACGAGACCGCGAGCAACACGTTCCACGGCCGGGACGTGTTCGCGCCCGCCGCTGCGCGGGTCCACGAGGTCGACGAGGTGGCCCACGCCGACGACGTGACGCCGGTCGACGACTGGGTCGACCTGACGTTCCCCGAGCCGATCCGCGACGAGGACGCCGCGACCGGCGAAGTGCTGGTCGTCGACGACTTCGGGAACACCATCACCAACATCCCCGGCCACGTCCTTGACGGCCACACATCCGTTCGGGTCAACGACGAGTTCGCGCCCGTCGAGGACGCCTACGCGGCCCGCGACCCCGGCGAGCGCCTCGTGACCGTGGGAAGCCACGGCTACGTCGAGTTCGCGGTCAATCAGGGCCGCGGCGACGAGGCGTTCGACCTGACCGTCGGGGACGCCGTCGACCTGGACTGGTAG